In Haloterrigena turkmenica DSM 5511, a single genomic region encodes these proteins:
- a CDS encoding ABC transporter permease: MSTETKPKAELYKRVDALWTTVRDQFAFLRQDPMAFAGMLVVGAFVFLGLFGPYLAPHDPIEHTVRGDGGSVLRLAAPSVDAFFGTTAYGKDVLSQFLAGARPTLIVGLFGGLGTGALGFTVGVVSGYYGGWVDELLMRLTDLTFSLPFMPMALLLLTFMTPNIWLITAIIAAFLWKMPARVVRSEVLSVRERTFVKSARASGASDLRTMLYHVAPNVLPIGFLYTAYGVAWAIAAQASLAFLGFGDPTMTSWGRMLRQVFASGNMRVAWWWVLPPAIGIAAITTSVFLIGRAYEEVINPEIQTDQ, encoded by the coding sequence ATGAGCACCGAAACGAAACCCAAAGCGGAGCTGTACAAGCGCGTCGACGCACTGTGGACGACCGTCCGCGACCAGTTCGCGTTCCTGCGACAGGACCCGATGGCCTTCGCCGGCATGCTCGTCGTCGGGGCGTTCGTCTTCCTCGGGCTGTTCGGGCCGTACCTGGCCCCCCACGACCCGATCGAACACACCGTTCGCGGCGACGGCGGCTCCGTGCTCCGGCTCGCCGCCCCGAGCGTGGACGCGTTCTTCGGAACGACGGCCTACGGGAAGGACGTGCTCAGTCAGTTCCTCGCCGGCGCGCGGCCGACGCTCATCGTCGGCCTGTTCGGCGGGCTGGGAACGGGCGCGCTCGGCTTCACCGTCGGCGTCGTCAGCGGCTACTACGGCGGCTGGGTCGACGAACTCCTGATGCGCCTGACCGACCTGACGTTCTCGCTGCCGTTCATGCCCATGGCGTTGCTGCTGCTGACGTTCATGACGCCGAACATCTGGCTGATCACGGCGATCATCGCCGCCTTCCTCTGGAAGATGCCGGCGCGGGTCGTCCGCTCGGAGGTGCTCTCGGTCCGCGAGCGGACGTTCGTCAAGTCCGCTCGAGCCAGCGGCGCGAGCGACCTGCGGACGATGCTGTACCACGTCGCGCCGAACGTCCTGCCGATCGGGTTCCTCTACACCGCCTACGGCGTCGCCTGGGCGATCGCCGCGCAGGCGAGCCTCGCCTTCCTCGGCTTCGGCGACCCGACGATGACCAGCTGGGGCCGGATGCTCCGGCAGGTGTTCGCGTCGGGCAACATGCGCGTCGCGTGGTGGTGGGTGCTCCCGCCGGCCATCGGTATCGCCGCGATCACGACCTCGGTGTTCCTCATCGGCCGCGCCTACGAGGAAGTCATCAACCCCGAAATCCAGACCGACCAATGA
- a CDS encoding ABC transporter permease, protein MTKFQRFLLKRLAISVLLTLVAVSVIFVVLRLLPGSPFEALVTSGNLNQEQIDEIRAMYGLDQSIWVQYANYLGSLLTFQFGYSILRSQPVWDVLEPRLINSLILLVPALVTTAILSSLLGMYAGWNRGSRLEKFSIVSTTLLRSTPVFITAIFFIIVFAYNLEIVPALGMRSIRATPDGYIETFASLDFLHHYLLPFAVAVLYYSGDFLLLARNGVVEKRGSEFLKLHRAKGLTEMEQLARAGRNSMLPILTYFTLRLGMIFQGLILLEVVFSWPGIGRELVLAIQQQDYPLVQAAVFIMALAVILANLLADVLYAYFDPTVSTSGGGSA, encoded by the coding sequence ATGACGAAGTTCCAGCGGTTCCTGCTCAAGCGGCTCGCGATCTCCGTCCTGCTGACGCTGGTCGCGGTCTCGGTCATCTTCGTCGTCCTGCGGCTCCTGCCGGGGAGCCCCTTCGAGGCGCTCGTGACCTCGGGGAACTTAAACCAGGAACAGATCGACGAGATCCGGGCGATGTACGGCCTCGATCAGTCGATCTGGGTCCAGTACGCCAACTACCTCGGGAGCCTGCTGACCTTCCAGTTCGGCTACTCCATCCTGCGGAGCCAGCCGGTTTGGGACGTCCTCGAGCCGCGGCTGATCAACTCGCTGATCTTGCTGGTGCCCGCGCTGGTGACGACGGCGATCCTGAGTTCGCTCCTGGGGATGTACGCCGGCTGGAACCGCGGGAGCCGCCTCGAGAAGTTCAGCATCGTCTCGACGACGCTGCTGCGCTCGACGCCGGTGTTCATCACGGCGATCTTCTTCATCATCGTCTTCGCGTACAACCTGGAGATCGTCCCGGCGCTCGGGATGCGATCGATCCGGGCGACGCCGGACGGCTACATCGAGACGTTCGCCTCGCTGGACTTCCTCCATCACTACCTCTTGCCCTTCGCCGTCGCCGTCCTCTACTACAGCGGCGACTTCCTGCTGCTGGCCCGCAACGGCGTCGTCGAGAAGCGCGGCTCGGAGTTCCTCAAGCTCCACCGGGCGAAGGGACTCACTGAGATGGAGCAACTGGCCCGCGCGGGTCGCAATTCGATGCTGCCCATCCTGACCTACTTCACGCTGCGACTGGGGATGATCTTCCAGGGACTGATCCTGCTCGAGGTGGTCTTCAGCTGGCCCGGTATCGGCCGCGAACTCGTCTTGGCCATCCAGCAACAGGACTACCCGCTGGTCCAGGCCGCGGTCTTCATCATGGCGCTGGCGGTTATCCTGGCGAATCTGCTTGCAGACGTCCTCTACGCGTACTTCGATCCGACCGTCTCGACGAGCGGAGGTGGATCCGCATGA
- a CDS encoding ABC transporter substrate-binding protein gives MTTKENHDGSATEGGDRLTRRGYVATAAAALGTSVLAGCSGSRGTSLEPDAPDGVPETVETQYWREWETIDADSPPLEYSATAGAVLDRFPVEFSSEDDPWMREHALMVKRGLGDLGIAVELNDRPLNQLYAQSWETRGLEAIVSMSTHGPDPQRGLDPNPLLMRRTEGSLSNYDNYYHPELQEVLTEQAQTTDRAEREELVDRAQELFAEDVGALITLFPEIITAVNTDRWTGYVETPGNGPTMDSFVWTEVNLQPETDNRTYVKGVTTSMNSLNLPWAAGGAEANRLTFIYDGLFDATPDLDVAPALATGGDFVDDTTVELTLREGVEWHDGEAFTAEDVKFTVELYKEYSSTSQVPFYEPIESVEVLGDHEVRFELSNPDASFMTQRVVRSVILPKHRWEDVDNPSQHNPDAPVGTGPFQFENWEQGTRFEATRNDDHWMFDDDWRADALGEQAERGPGIESVIWINVSNVDALIGSLQSGSIDAIGTTLSTLQADRAANTDGIEKLSTGSYAPLDTKLMFSCPPIRDKEFRVALAKAVDSQGFVDDFLDGQATVPAGENPISSLTQWHNADTTDYSYDVEEARNVLERAGYTWDDDGNLRFPNGEAWGAFVDRIQPENTHKRRSELGQPDFS, from the coding sequence ATGACGACCAAAGAAAATCATGATGGATCGGCCACCGAGGGAGGTGACCGACTCACGCGACGCGGCTACGTCGCCACGGCCGCCGCGGCGCTCGGGACGAGCGTGCTCGCGGGCTGTAGCGGCAGTCGCGGCACCAGCCTCGAGCCGGACGCGCCCGATGGGGTACCGGAAACGGTCGAGACGCAGTACTGGCGCGAGTGGGAGACGATCGACGCCGACTCGCCGCCACTGGAGTACAGCGCGACGGCCGGTGCGGTGCTCGATCGGTTCCCCGTCGAGTTCTCGAGCGAGGACGACCCGTGGATGCGCGAACACGCGTTGATGGTCAAGCGGGGGCTCGGCGATTTGGGTATCGCCGTCGAACTCAACGACCGTCCGCTGAATCAGCTGTACGCCCAGAGCTGGGAAACGCGCGGACTCGAGGCGATCGTCTCGATGAGTACGCACGGACCGGACCCGCAGCGGGGGCTCGATCCGAACCCGCTGTTGATGCGGCGGACCGAGGGCTCGCTCTCGAACTACGATAACTACTACCATCCGGAACTCCAGGAGGTGCTCACCGAGCAGGCCCAGACGACCGATCGGGCCGAACGCGAGGAGCTCGTCGACCGGGCACAGGAACTCTTCGCCGAGGACGTCGGGGCGCTCATCACGCTCTTCCCGGAGATCATCACGGCGGTGAACACGGACCGATGGACCGGCTACGTGGAGACGCCGGGGAACGGCCCGACGATGGACTCGTTCGTCTGGACGGAGGTCAACCTCCAGCCCGAGACGGACAACCGGACCTACGTCAAGGGCGTCACCACGTCGATGAACTCGCTGAACCTGCCGTGGGCCGCCGGCGGCGCGGAGGCCAATCGACTTACGTTCATCTACGACGGGTTATTCGACGCGACGCCCGATTTGGACGTGGCCCCCGCACTGGCGACCGGCGGCGATTTCGTCGACGACACGACCGTCGAACTCACGCTGCGCGAGGGCGTCGAGTGGCACGACGGCGAGGCGTTCACCGCCGAGGACGTGAAGTTCACCGTCGAACTGTACAAGGAGTACTCCTCCACGAGTCAGGTCCCGTTCTACGAGCCGATCGAGTCCGTCGAGGTACTCGGGGACCACGAGGTCCGGTTCGAGCTGTCGAACCCCGACGCCTCGTTCATGACCCAACGGGTCGTCCGGAGCGTCATCCTCCCGAAACACCGGTGGGAGGACGTCGACAACCCGTCGCAGCACAACCCGGACGCCCCCGTTGGCACCGGCCCCTTCCAGTTCGAGAACTGGGAGCAGGGGACCCGATTCGAGGCCACGCGCAACGACGACCACTGGATGTTCGACGACGACTGGCGGGCCGACGCCCTCGGCGAGCAGGCCGAGCGCGGCCCCGGCATCGAGAGCGTCATCTGGATCAACGTGAGCAACGTCGACGCGCTGATCGGCTCGCTCCAGAGCGGATCGATCGACGCCATCGGGACGACCCTCTCGACCCTGCAGGCCGACCGGGCGGCCAACACGGACGGGATCGAGAAGCTGTCGACCGGGAGCTACGCGCCGCTCGACACGAAGCTCATGTTCTCCTGTCCGCCGATCAGGGACAAGGAGTTCCGCGTCGCACTGGCGAAAGCGGTCGACTCGCAGGGGTTCGTCGACGACTTCCTCGACGGGCAGGCGACGGTGCCGGCCGGCGAGAACCCGATCTCGTCGCTCACCCAGTGGCACAACGCCGACACGACCGACTACAGTTACGACGTCGAGGAAGCCCGGAACGTCCTCGAGCGCGCGGGCTACACCTGGGACGACGACGGCAACCTGCGGTTCCCCAACGGCGAGGCGTGGGGCGCGTTCGTCGACCGCATTCAGCCCGAGAACACCCACAAACGCCGCTCGGAGCTCGGCCAGCCCGACTTCTCATGA
- a CDS encoding helix-turn-helix domain-containing protein gives MAKLRRELDDVRSIELDNAFYVEDGTWIESLTVTSNAEFDPEAVVEEISGVSLFYDSEIPTASDDLEIRRLTILANESYPFILSLVLRQEAIPNRIVLQNDDFEAVVTTRDWDQFRAMADEVQETLGEFELLSVTQNEDPGEPLDSGRLTEVLVSKLTDEQLAVLETAYENGYFDIPRETSATELADELEIAQSTASERLRTAERTLLELIYGPRE, from the coding sequence ATGGCAAAGCTCCGGCGGGAGCTGGACGACGTCCGGAGCATCGAGCTCGACAACGCGTTCTACGTCGAAGACGGGACGTGGATCGAGTCTCTGACCGTCACGTCGAACGCCGAGTTCGATCCGGAAGCCGTCGTCGAGGAGATCTCCGGCGTGTCGCTGTTCTACGATAGCGAGATCCCGACCGCGTCGGACGACCTCGAGATTCGCCGGCTGACGATCCTGGCCAACGAATCGTATCCGTTCATCCTGAGTCTCGTCCTGCGACAGGAGGCGATTCCGAACCGGATCGTCCTCCAGAACGACGATTTCGAGGCCGTGGTGACGACCCGCGACTGGGATCAGTTCCGGGCGATGGCCGACGAGGTCCAGGAGACCCTCGGCGAGTTCGAACTGCTGTCGGTCACCCAGAACGAGGACCCCGGCGAACCGCTCGACAGCGGACGATTGACCGAAGTCCTCGTCTCGAAGCTCACCGACGAGCAGTTGGCAGTCCTCGAGACGGCTTACGAGAACGGCTACTTCGACATCCCGCGAGAGACGTCGGCGACCGAACTCGCCGACGAACTCGAGATCGCGCAGTCGACGGCGAGCGAACGATTACGGACCGCGGAGCGAACCCTCCTCGAACTCATCTACGGTCCGCGAGAGTGA
- a CDS encoding SLC13 family permease, which produces MADRDDARAGTETTLTSRQFLGLLAAAAILAVGTMVPPPAAVTVAGQRALAVFASALVLWLTRPIPYVVSSVLSVTLLFALETVDSFDAAATGFTSTLVFFLLLLLLLGDATTSVGLDRRLARRLLTAESTPRRALRSVAGSVLALALVMPSAMARAVTFIPIVKRLAAAFGAGDDGFETGAFLVLGHVNPIGSMALMTGGGMALVTSEIIATSVRPITWVDWAVLMLPPTIALYAAATLCAGLFAAVDGETTLGATAGTRLEADGEGTEPRTDVDEPQLETDGDGSPSLTRDQRLVALVLLGAIAGWIGGSFVGIPTVLPAVAAVVVLSLPQVGIITADDIAGVNWGIIFLVGAMLSILDVLETTGAIVAIVDALTRWIPFAALAQWQLVAVLIALAVGIRILFSTGSAAIVVALPIVLELAAVFDVNRLYLALTVLLVVGSTTILPFNTTAVLVSMDRGPLSHRDVASFGLVTMMLAVGVAAASWLVYWPLVG; this is translated from the coding sequence ATGGCTGATCGGGACGATGCGCGGGCAGGGACGGAGACGACGCTCACGTCGCGGCAATTCCTGGGGCTGCTCGCGGCCGCTGCCATCCTCGCGGTCGGGACGATGGTTCCTCCTCCGGCGGCGGTGACCGTCGCGGGACAACGCGCGCTGGCGGTCTTCGCGTCGGCGCTCGTCCTGTGGCTGACGCGTCCGATTCCGTACGTCGTCTCGAGCGTGCTCAGCGTCACGTTACTGTTCGCGCTGGAGACGGTCGATTCGTTCGACGCGGCCGCGACGGGCTTTACGTCAACGCTCGTCTTCTTCTTGCTGCTCCTGTTGCTGCTCGGCGACGCGACGACGAGCGTCGGTCTCGACCGGCGGCTGGCGCGCCGACTGCTGACGGCGGAGAGCACGCCGCGGCGCGCGTTGCGCTCGGTCGCCGGGAGCGTCCTCGCGCTGGCGCTGGTGATGCCGTCGGCGATGGCGCGCGCGGTAACGTTCATCCCGATCGTGAAGCGGCTCGCGGCCGCGTTCGGCGCGGGCGACGACGGCTTCGAAACCGGGGCGTTTCTCGTCCTCGGTCACGTCAACCCGATCGGGTCGATGGCGCTGATGACCGGCGGCGGCATGGCGCTGGTCACCTCCGAGATTATCGCGACCTCGGTGCGGCCGATCACCTGGGTCGACTGGGCCGTGTTGATGCTGCCGCCGACGATCGCCCTGTACGCGGCGGCGACGCTCTGTGCGGGCCTGTTCGCGGCTGTCGACGGCGAGACGACGCTCGGCGCAACCGCCGGGACGCGACTCGAGGCGGACGGGGAGGGGACCGAACCGAGGACAGATGTCGACGAACCGCAACTGGAGACGGACGGCGACGGATCGCCCTCGCTGACTCGAGACCAGCGTCTCGTCGCGCTCGTCCTTCTGGGCGCCATCGCGGGCTGGATCGGCGGCTCGTTCGTCGGGATTCCCACGGTGCTCCCGGCGGTCGCCGCGGTCGTCGTGCTCTCGCTACCTCAGGTCGGCATCATCACGGCCGACGATATCGCGGGGGTCAACTGGGGGATCATCTTCCTCGTCGGCGCGATGTTGTCGATTCTCGACGTGTTGGAGACGACCGGCGCCATCGTGGCGATCGTCGACGCCCTCACGCGGTGGATCCCGTTCGCGGCGCTCGCCCAGTGGCAGCTCGTCGCGGTGTTGATCGCCCTGGCCGTCGGAATTCGGATTCTGTTCTCGACCGGCTCGGCGGCGATCGTGGTCGCGCTGCCGATCGTCCTCGAGCTCGCGGCCGTCTTCGACGTCAACCGATTGTATCTGGCGCTGACCGTGTTGCTGGTCGTCGGCTCGACGACGATTCTCCCGTTCAACACGACCGCGGTGCTGGTGTCGATGGACCGCGGACCGCTGTCGCACCGCGATGTCGCCTCCTTTGGCCTCGTGACGATGATGCTCGCCGTCGGTGTCGCCGCCGCCTCGTGGCTCGTCTACTGGCCGTTAGTGGGCTGA
- a CDS encoding HalOD1 output domain-containing protein gives MDNSRSRSRWDPPSRRTEDEIIVDVVQALATADRLDLDEVEYTLYEYINPAVLTELAAHDGGSWKFTFEIADHEVTLTSDGRLFVDGVLCRDDLALQRSSSTPAYG, from the coding sequence ATGGATAACAGCCGGTCGCGGTCCCGCTGGGACCCGCCCTCCCGTCGGACGGAAGACGAGATCATCGTAGACGTCGTCCAAGCGCTGGCCACCGCGGATCGACTCGACCTGGACGAAGTCGAGTACACGCTCTACGAGTACATCAACCCGGCCGTCCTGACCGAACTCGCCGCCCACGATGGCGGTAGCTGGAAGTTCACGTTCGAAATCGCCGACCACGAGGTGACGCTCACCAGCGACGGCCGGCTCTTCGTCGACGGCGTTCTCTGCCGGGATGACCTGGCGCTCCAACGGTCCTCGTCGACGCCAGCTTACGGGTGA